One genomic window of Malaciobacter molluscorum LMG 25693 includes the following:
- a CDS encoding cytochrome-c peroxidase has protein sequence MKYLIIFFLVINTLNCKELILPINSEINYNIQKALLGKKLFFDKRLSKDNTISCASCHDISNGGADNKDFSIGINNRKGNVNSPTVLNSKYNFTQFWNGRARDLKEQINGPVHNPMEMGSTLDKIIDKISTDNYYKKQFELIYKQGLTKKSLVDAIAEFENALITPDSRFDKYLKGDKKALNKDEIKGYNLFKQNGCISCHNGVNIGGNLFQKMGILKEYKSKIDNLGRYNITKDEEDKNYFKVPTLRNIDKTAPYFHDASAKTLHDAVSVMMEYQLGIEPNEDEVNKIVKFLKTLDGQTPKIMDEK, from the coding sequence ATGAAATACTTAATTATATTTTTTTTAGTTATAAACACATTAAATTGCAAAGAACTCATCCTTCCTATAAACTCAGAAATTAATTATAATATACAAAAGGCTCTTTTAGGCAAAAAGCTTTTTTTTGATAAAAGGTTAAGTAAAGACAATACAATATCTTGTGCATCGTGTCATGATATTAGTAATGGAGGGGCTGATAATAAGGATTTTTCTATTGGGATTAATAATAGAAAAGGAAATGTAAATTCTCCTACAGTTTTAAATTCAAAATATAATTTTACTCAGTTTTGGAATGGAAGAGCAAGAGATTTAAAAGAACAAATAAATGGTCCTGTACATAATCCTATGGAAATGGGTTCTACTTTAGATAAAATTATAGACAAAATATCAACCGATAATTATTATAAAAAGCAATTTGAACTTATATACAAACAGGGTCTAACAAAAAAAAGTTTAGTTGATGCAATTGCAGAGTTTGAAAATGCTTTAATAACACCTGATTCAAGATTTGATAAGTATCTAAAAGGTGATAAAAAAGCTTTAAATAAAGATGAAATAAAAGGTTATAATCTTTTTAAACAGAATGGATGTATCTCATGTCATAATGGAGTGAATATTGGTGGAAACTTATTCCAAAAAATGGGTATATTAAAAGAGTACAAATCTAAAATAGATAATCTTGGAAGATATAATATTACTAAAGATGAAGAGGATAAAAACTATTTTAAAGTACCAACTTTAAGAAATATAGATAAAACTGCTCCATATTTTCATGATGCTTCTGCAAAGACTTTACATGATGCAGTATCTGTAATGATGGAGTATCAACTTGGGATTGAACCAAATGAAGATGAAGTTAATAAAATTGTAAAGTTTTTAAAAACTTTAGATGGACAAACACCAAAAATAATGGATGAAAAATGA
- a CDS encoding PAS domain S-box protein, whose protein sequence is MKKIFLVVFIFISLLFLLIFTTNQSNRKIDNFFKIQKNISHLIYTNKNFDIFMSSSISYNNFDVIQKDIFKIKDILRQMSNNDFFNTQLSILRKDFDEIRNLFNQKMQNIERLKSTSAVLNNSYRYIQTIYEKVSNKKFNSIYARLIGLEYNSELSIKKLENDINILKTNTNQEKIFIKHAKNILHYYKRFDELKNRINSLNIDIKLESFEQKYNNSSDIFIRDIKFVLWNVIILLSISLLVFLYYYSRIAYQKIQLNRFKLAVENSDNIIMTTDYNKKIKYVNDNFIKHSGYTYKELIGQKASILKSGLNSKNFYKELNDTIYSGNRWFGEFINKRKDGQLSYEKASISPIFDENGKIIEFLAIKLDITKERTIEKDLKNKEHILMQQAKMVALHEMLDSISHQWRQPLSSISTAASGMKLNKEFNSLDDETFNKLIDSIVENSLYLSKTIDNFKSFFKTNSENVLFNIKNTVNKVFNLMSYKFNENKIECIINVIDKNIEGLEHELIQSLVNLLNNAQDVIVKKLINEEKRLIFLDAYSDEKNNLIIKVRDNANGIDEKIIDKIFEPYFTTKHQSQGTGVGLYMTYEIISKHFNGIIYVKNVSYTYENKEYKGAEFIIKIPIKIKY, encoded by the coding sequence ATGAAAAAAATATTTTTAGTAGTTTTTATTTTCATCTCTCTTTTATTTTTATTGATTTTTACTACAAATCAATCAAATAGAAAAATAGATAATTTTTTTAAAATACAAAAAAATATATCTCATCTTATCTATACAAATAAGAATTTCGATATTTTTATGTCAAGTAGTATTTCCTATAATAATTTTGATGTTATTCAAAAAGATATTTTTAAAATAAAAGATATTTTAAGACAGATGAGTAATAATGATTTTTTTAATACACAATTAAGCATATTAAGAAAAGATTTTGATGAAATAAGGAATCTTTTCAATCAAAAAATGCAAAATATTGAAAGATTAAAATCTACAAGTGCAGTTTTAAATAACTCATATAGATATATTCAAACTATTTATGAAAAAGTATCAAATAAAAAGTTCAATAGTATATATGCAAGGCTAATAGGCTTAGAATACAATAGTGAATTAAGTATTAAGAAATTAGAAAATGATATAAACATTTTAAAAACAAATACAAATCAAGAGAAGATATTTATTAAGCATGCAAAAAATATACTGCATTATTATAAAAGATTTGATGAATTAAAAAATAGAATTAACTCATTAAATATAGATATAAAATTAGAAAGTTTTGAACAAAAATATAATAACTCATCAGATATTTTTATAAGAGATATTAAATTTGTATTATGGAATGTTATTATTTTATTAAGTATTAGTTTATTGGTTTTTTTATATTACTATTCAAGAATTGCTTATCAAAAAATACAATTAAATAGATTTAAATTAGCAGTTGAGAATAGTGATAATATCATTATGACAACAGATTATAATAAAAAAATTAAATATGTAAATGATAACTTTATTAAACATAGTGGATATACATATAAAGAACTTATTGGACAAAAAGCGTCAATTTTAAAATCAGGACTTAATAGTAAAAATTTTTATAAAGAGTTAAACGATACTATTTATAGTGGAAATAGATGGTTTGGTGAGTTTATAAATAAAAGAAAAGATGGACAATTAAGTTATGAAAAAGCATCAATCTCTCCTATTTTTGATGAAAATGGTAAGATTATTGAATTTTTGGCAATTAAACTTGATATTACAAAAGAAAGAACAATAGAAAAGGATTTGAAAAATAAAGAGCATATTTTGATGCAACAAGCAAAAATGGTAGCTTTGCATGAAATGCTTGATAGTATATCTCATCAATGGAGACAACCTTTATCTTCTATTTCAACTGCGGCTAGTGGTATGAAATTAAATAAAGAGTTTAATTCATTGGATGATGAAACGTTTAATAAGCTAATAGATTCAATTGTAGAAAATTCATTGTATTTATCAAAAACTATTGATAATTTTAAAAGCTTTTTTAAAACAAACAGTGAAAATGTATTGTTTAATATAAAAAATACAGTAAATAAAGTTTTTAATCTTATGAGTTATAAGTTCAATGAAAATAAAATAGAGTGCATAATAAATGTAATTGATAAAAATATTGAAGGTTTAGAGCATGAACTTATTCAATCTTTAGTAAATTTACTAAATAATGCACAAGATGTAATAGTTAAAAAATTAATAAATGAAGAAAAAAGATTAATATTTTTAGATGCGTATAGTGATGAAAAAAATAATTTGATTATCAAAGTAAGAGACAATGCAAATGGTATTGATGAAAAGATTATAGACAAAATTTTTGAACCTTATTTTACTACAAAACATCAAAGTCAAGGTACAGGAGTTGGACTTTATATGACTTATGAAATTATTTCAAAACATTTTAATGGAATAATTTATGTAAAAAATGTATCATATACATATGAAAATAAAGAGTATAAAGGTGCAGAATTTATAATAAAAATACCTATAAAAATTAAATATTAG
- a CDS encoding response regulator, which produces MKILYVEDDEIARVNAVEFLEDYFESIYSAKDGLEALSLYEKFHPDIIITDIQMPKINGLEFIKKVRKNDLNTQIIIISAYSTKDYLLQAVELRLIKYLIKPIKFDELLKVIEESKEFLQNNSSNIINFCDNLTFDMFNKVVKRDNTLIKITMKELLLLELLLKNKNRYVTYQEIENYVWADDMMSKDALKSLIKRLKNTLECECINNLSGYGYKIDV; this is translated from the coding sequence TTGAAGATACTTTATGTTGAAGATGATGAGATTGCAAGAGTAAATGCAGTTGAATTTTTAGAAGATTATTTTGAAAGTATTTATAGTGCTAAAGATGGACTTGAGGCTTTAAGTCTTTATGAAAAATTTCATCCAGATATTATAATCACAGATATTCAAATGCCAAAAATAAATGGTTTAGAGTTTATAAAAAAAGTAAGAAAAAATGATTTAAATACTCAAATCATAATAATAAGTGCATATAGCACTAAAGATTACTTACTTCAAGCTGTTGAGTTAAGACTTATAAAATATCTTATCAAACCAATAAAATTTGATGAATTGTTAAAAGTAATAGAAGAATCAAAAGAGTTTTTACAAAATAATAGTTCAAATATTATCAACTTTTGTGATAATTTAACTTTTGATATGTTTAACAAAGTTGTAAAAAGAGACAACACTCTTATAAAAATAACTATGAAAGAGTTACTTCTTTTAGAACTATTACTTAAAAATAAAAACCGTTATGTTACTTATCAAGAGATAGAAAATTATGTTTGGGCAGATGATATGATGAGCAAAGATGCTTTAAAATCACTAATCAAAAGATTGAAAAATACTCTTGAGTGTGAGTGTATAAATAATCTTTCTGGATATGGCTATAAAATAGATGTATGA
- a CDS encoding sensor histidine kinase, with translation MYDINIVLAYGVTFGILIMSILYTLVRYIYLKEFFYLAYCFMQIFSLGFIIIYSQLFGITDFYKDICIVFASFFAVAFAFGFFKGQILPSIDSKKELFLISSLTIFAIVIVFYHYMLFSYLPYTIIYLLLLLSVIFNIKEGIKSTLLHILAWSLVCLFLFILQIKSIYIKSGYVDLILIAFMLEAVLFTINLANKYKELKMANEDYENMLLQQTKLAKTGSMIGNIAHQYRQPLNNISYILINLRNKYEKDKLTKEFFYTKYNQIEEQLHFMSKTIDDFKEFYSPNKEKENFLLIDSINRAVNILQSLIKQYNVELNINFNTSEGTKVYGVANEFSQVILVLLKNAIEASKDEIKPTININISSKNGLIEIEIIDNGKGISKTTFSKLFKPYFSTKKEGFGIGLYMVKLIIEKSFNAEIKAYSLEKGMKFTIFLEKSF, from the coding sequence ATGTATGATATAAATATAGTATTGGCATATGGTGTAACCTTTGGAATACTTATTATGAGTATTTTATATACTTTAGTTAGATATATTTATCTAAAAGAGTTTTTTTATTTAGCTTACTGTTTTATGCAGATATTCTCTTTAGGTTTTATTATAATTTATAGTCAATTATTTGGTATTACAGATTTTTATAAAGATATTTGCATTGTATTTGCATCTTTTTTTGCAGTAGCTTTTGCATTTGGATTTTTCAAAGGTCAGATTTTGCCCTCTATTGATAGTAAAAAAGAGTTATTTTTAATAAGTTCTTTGACTATTTTTGCGATTGTTATTGTATTTTATCACTATATGCTTTTTTCATATCTTCCTTATACAATTATTTATTTATTACTTCTATTGTCTGTTATTTTTAATATAAAAGAGGGAATAAAATCTACACTTTTACATATTCTTGCATGGTCTTTAGTGTGTTTATTTTTGTTTATTTTACAAATAAAAAGTATTTATATTAAAAGTGGTTATGTAGATTTGATTCTTATTGCTTTTATGCTTGAAGCTGTTTTATTTACTATAAATCTTGCAAATAAATATAAAGAATTAAAAATGGCAAATGAAGATTATGAAAATATGTTACTACAGCAAACAAAACTTGCAAAAACTGGTTCAATGATAGGAAATATTGCCCATCAGTATAGACAACCACTAAATAATATTTCATATATTTTAATAAATTTAAGAAATAAATATGAAAAAGATAAATTAACAAAAGAGTTCTTTTATACAAAATATAATCAAATAGAAGAACAATTACACTTTATGTCCAAAACAATTGATGATTTTAAAGAGTTTTACTCTCCAAATAAAGAAAAAGAGAACTTTTTACTAATAGATTCAATTAATCGTGCAGTAAATATACTCCAATCACTTATCAAGCAATATAATGTAGAGCTAAATATAAATTTTAATACAAGCGAAGGTACAAAAGTATATGGAGTTGCAAATGAGTTCTCACAAGTTATTCTTGTTTTGCTAAAAAATGCAATAGAAGCTTCAAAAGATGAAATAAAACCTACTATTAATATAAATATTTCTTCTAAAAATGGGTTAATAGAAATTGAAATTATTGATAATGGAAAAGGTATTTCAAAAACAACTTTTTCAAAACTTTTTAAACCATATTTTTCTACAAAAAAAGAAGGCTTTGGAATAGGTCTTTATATGGTAAAACTCATAATAGAAAAAAGTTTCAATGCAGAAATAAAAGCTTACTCTTTAGAAAAGGGAATGAAATTTACCATTTTTCTAGAGAAAAGCTTTTGA
- a CDS encoding methylated-DNA--[protein]-cysteine S-methyltransferase encodes MSKNKLYLQNENYNKIVKAIKYIDENFKEQPSIDIIAQHIGMSKYHFIRVFKEYVGVTPIQFLQSVTLNYAKEHLKESSSLLESSLDLGLSSPSRLHDLFVNIIGVTPKEYKDLGQNVEITYGYGYTPFGNALIATTKRGICFLGFYDKEKDSVYDRFKQIWANAKLIKDNERASSMLDSIFIKKDKKFNLYVKGTNFQINVWKALINIPDGSITTYQDVAKYLDNPKAVRAVANAIGSNPIGYLIPCHRVLGKSGAMTGYRWGIERKKVLVAYEAIKNNTKKEV; translated from the coding sequence ATGAGTAAAAATAAACTATATTTACAAAATGAAAACTACAATAAAATTGTCAAAGCTATAAAATATATAGATGAAAATTTTAAAGAACAGCCTTCTATTGATATTATTGCGCAACATATAGGTATGAGTAAATACCACTTTATTAGAGTATTTAAAGAGTATGTTGGAGTTACTCCTATTCAATTTTTACAATCTGTTACATTAAACTATGCAAAAGAACATTTAAAAGAATCAAGCTCTCTACTTGAAAGTTCACTTGACTTAGGATTATCAAGTCCTAGTAGATTACATGACTTATTTGTAAATATTATTGGAGTAACACCAAAAGAGTATAAAGATTTAGGACAAAATGTTGAAATAACATATGGTTATGGATATACACCATTTGGAAATGCACTAATTGCAACAACAAAAAGAGGTATATGTTTTCTTGGTTTTTATGACAAAGAAAAAGATAGTGTTTATGATAGATTTAAACAAATTTGGGCAAATGCAAAACTTATAAAAGATAATGAAAGAGCTAGTTCAATGTTAGATAGTATTTTCATAAAAAAAGATAAAAAATTTAATCTTTATGTAAAAGGAACAAACTTTCAAATAAATGTATGGAAAGCGCTTATAAATATTCCAGATGGATCTATTACTACTTATCAAGATGTTGCAAAATACTTAGACAATCCAAAAGCAGTAAGAGCCGTAGCAAATGCAATAGGCTCTAATCCTATTGGGTATCTAATTCCTTGTCATAGAGTTTTAGGTAAATCAGGAGCTATGACAGGATATAGATGGGGAATAGAGCGAAAAAAAGTTTTAGTTGCATACGAAGCTATTAAAAATAACACTAAAAAGGAAGTGTAG
- a CDS encoding serine hydroxymethyltransferase translates to MNYITNARLKEADKEVFSIIENELERQTNHLEMIASENFTSPAVMEAMGSVFTNKYAEGYPNKRYYGGCEFADQVEQLAIDRACKIFNCKYANVQPHSGSQANGAVYAALLKAGDKILGMDLSHGGHLTHGSKPSFSGKNYSAFYYGVELDGRINYDKVLEIAKIVQPKIIVCGASAYAREIDFKRFREIADEVGAYLFADIAHIAGLVAAGEHQSPFPHAHIVTTTTHKTLRGPRGGMIMTNDEELAKKINSAIFPGLQGGPLVHVIAAKAVAFGEILKPEWIDYAKQVKANAKILGEVLVKRGYDIVSGGTDNHLVLVSFLNKDFSGKDADAALGNAGITVNKNTVPGETRSPFVTSGIRIGSPALTARGMKENEFEFIANKICDILDDIENSELQANVNKELEALASNFVIYSQSTY, encoded by the coding sequence ATGAATTACATAACAAATGCAAGATTAAAAGAAGCAGATAAAGAAGTATTTTCAATAATAGAGAATGAACTAGAAAGACAAACAAATCATTTAGAGATGATAGCAAGTGAAAACTTTACATCTCCAGCAGTAATGGAAGCAATGGGTTCTGTATTTACAAACAAATATGCTGAAGGTTATCCAAATAAAAGATATTATGGTGGTTGTGAATTTGCAGATCAAGTTGAACAATTAGCTATTGACAGAGCGTGTAAAATCTTTAATTGTAAATATGCAAATGTTCAACCTCATTCTGGTAGCCAAGCAAATGGTGCAGTATATGCAGCATTATTAAAAGCTGGTGATAAAATCTTAGGTATGGACTTATCTCATGGTGGACATTTAACTCATGGTTCTAAACCATCTTTTTCTGGTAAAAACTACTCTGCATTTTATTATGGTGTTGAGTTAGATGGTAGAATTAACTATGACAAAGTTTTGGAGATTGCTAAAATTGTTCAACCTAAGATTATTGTTTGTGGTGCTTCTGCTTATGCAAGAGAAATAGATTTTAAAAGATTTAGAGAAATTGCTGACGAAGTTGGAGCTTATCTTTTTGCTGATATTGCTCACATTGCTGGTTTAGTTGCAGCAGGTGAACATCAAAGTCCTTTCCCTCATGCACATATAGTTACTACTACAACTCATAAGACTTTAAGAGGTCCAAGAGGTGGTATGATTATGACAAATGATGAAGAGTTAGCTAAAAAAATAAATTCTGCAATTTTCCCTGGATTACAAGGTGGTCCTTTAGTTCATGTAATTGCTGCAAAAGCTGTTGCATTTGGTGAAATTCTTAAACCAGAATGGATTGATTATGCAAAACAAGTTAAAGCTAATGCAAAAATCTTAGGTGAGGTTCTTGTTAAAAGAGGTTATGATATTGTTTCAGGTGGTACAGATAATCACCTTGTATTAGTATCTTTTTTAAATAAAGACTTTTCAGGTAAAGATGCTGATGCAGCACTTGGTAATGCAGGTATTACTGTAAATAAAAACACAGTTCCAGGTGAGACTAGATCTCCTTTTGTTACTTCTGGTATTAGAATAGGAAGTCCTGCTTTAACTGCAAGAGGTATGAAAGAAAATGAGTTTGAATTTATTGCAAATAAAATTTGTGATATTTTAGATGACATTGAAAACAGTGAACTTCAAGCTAATGTTAACAAAGAACTTGAAGCTTTAGCTTCTAACTTTGTTATTTACTCTCAATCTACTTACTAA
- the ccoG gene encoding cytochrome c oxidase accessory protein CcoG, with protein sequence MSYAKKRYINFFAITIFTFCLPFITINGNQILLLSFDKMQFHFLGLAFEMQELYIMPFLLIILFIGIFAMTSIAGRVWCGWACPQTIFRVIYRDLIESKIFNLRKISNKQKDINYSTLENKIKKILSIGLFSILSLIIASNFMWYFIPPKDFFTYLQNPNDHVFMYMFIITVALFLVYDIIFTKEHFCTYVCPYSRIQSSLYDDNTIQAIYNTNRGGEIYKDSKKVIFKAKDLNKDNECTTCEACVTVCPTHIDIRKGLQVECINCLECVDACTNVMGKLSKKTLVDWGSTNSVLKNRKSKHFTFKNIMYYLSIVICIILLVISTSKKEHFLLNVNKTTNLYEIKDNKFVTNNYILTIQNRTKNDYTFALKIEDNKTFEIKRFKSFNLKPNQRVKKVLILKTKKRLFLSDLKTTPIKVKIIMYAKEDPKEIYKEKYLSFIYPRNDAFK encoded by the coding sequence ATGAGTTATGCAAAAAAAAGATATATTAATTTCTTTGCAATTACAATTTTTACTTTTTGTTTACCTTTTATTACAATAAATGGTAATCAGATTTTACTACTTTCATTTGATAAAATGCAATTTCATTTCTTAGGATTAGCATTTGAGATGCAAGAGCTTTACATAATGCCTTTTTTGCTAATAATACTATTTATTGGTATATTTGCAATGACATCAATAGCAGGTAGAGTATGGTGTGGATGGGCTTGTCCACAAACTATTTTTAGAGTAATATATAGAGATTTAATTGAATCAAAAATATTTAATCTAAGAAAAATATCAAATAAACAAAAAGATATTAATTATTCAACACTTGAAAATAAAATAAAAAAGATACTTTCGATAGGATTATTTTCAATACTTTCACTTATAATCGCATCAAATTTTATGTGGTATTTTATTCCACCAAAAGACTTTTTTACATATTTACAAAATCCAAATGATCATGTTTTTATGTATATGTTTATTATAACTGTTGCATTATTTTTAGTGTATGATATTATTTTTACAAAAGAGCATTTTTGTACATATGTTTGTCCTTATTCAAGAATTCAATCATCACTATATGATGATAATACAATACAAGCTATTTATAATACAAATAGAGGTGGAGAAATATATAAAGACTCAAAAAAAGTTATATTTAAAGCAAAAGATTTAAACAAAGATAATGAATGTACAACTTGTGAAGCTTGTGTTACAGTTTGTCCTACACACATAGATATTAGAAAAGGGTTACAAGTTGAGTGTATTAACTGCCTTGAATGTGTTGATGCATGCACAAATGTTATGGGAAAACTTAGCAAAAAGACTTTAGTTGATTGGGGAAGTACAAATTCAGTTTTAAAAAATAGAAAAAGTAAACACTTCACTTTTAAAAATATTATGTATTACCTAAGTATTGTAATTTGTATAATATTATTGGTTATTTCAACTTCAAAAAAAGAGCATTTTCTTTTAAATGTAAATAAAACTACAAATTTGTATGAAATAAAAGATAATAAATTTGTAACAAATAACTATATACTTACTATACAAAATAGAACAAAAAATGATTATACTTTTGCTTTAAAAATAGAAGATAATAAAACATTTGAGATTAAAAGATTTAAATCATTCAATCTAAAACCAAATCAAAGGGTAAAAAAAGTATTAATTCTAAAAACAAAAAAGAGACTGTTTTTATCTGATTTGAAAACAACACCTATAAAAGTAAAAATTATAATGTATGCAAAAGAAGACCCAAAAGAAATATATAAAGAAAAATATTTATCATTTATTTATCCAAGAAATGATGCTTTTAAATAA
- a CDS encoding glutamate-5-semialdehyde dehydrogenase: MQQFLKECKKVSREIATLKTDVKNKILNQMADALIEHCDFIVHNNSKDMQEAEKNNLSHDLKDRLFLDGTRVEAMAAAIRQIAAQKEPVGRTLEGWVTESGLNIQKVSIPIGVIGIIYESRPNVTSDTAALCFKSGNVCVLKGGKEAQHSNKAIADILRNVLAINKLPEQAISLLPDSSREGVANLIKQDKYVDLIVPRGGESLIRFISQNSSVPVIKHDKGICHTYIDKFADGKKALEICINAKCSRPGVCNSMETLLVHQEVANYVLPPLQEAFVYEQTELRGCKETQKYIDVNPASDEDFDTEYLANILSIKVVEDIHQAIDHINLHGSGHSECIISENYSNITRFLDEVDAACVYANASTRFTDGGAFGLGAEVGISTNKLHSRGPMGINDLTTFKYKILGNGQIR; the protein is encoded by the coding sequence ATGCAACAATTTTTAAAAGAATGCAAAAAAGTTAGTAGAGAGATTGCAACTTTAAAAACTGATGTTAAAAATAAAATCTTAAATCAAATGGCTGATGCGCTGATTGAGCATTGTGACTTTATAGTCCATAATAACTCTAAAGATATGCAAGAAGCAGAAAAAAACAATTTAAGTCATGATTTAAAAGATAGATTATTTTTAGACGGTACTAGAGTTGAAGCGATGGCAGCTGCAATTAGACAAATAGCAGCCCAAAAAGAACCAGTAGGAAGAACACTTGAAGGTTGGGTTACTGAAAGTGGTTTAAATATACAAAAAGTTTCTATACCTATTGGTGTAATTGGTATAATTTATGAGAGTAGGCCAAATGTTACTAGTGATACAGCTGCACTATGTTTTAAAAGTGGAAATGTTTGTGTATTAAAAGGTGGAAAAGAAGCCCAACACAGTAACAAAGCAATAGCAGACATATTAAGAAATGTATTAGCAATAAATAAACTTCCCGAGCAAGCAATTTCATTATTACCTGATTCTAGTAGAGAAGGCGTAGCAAATCTTATAAAACAAGATAAATATGTAGATTTAATTGTACCAAGAGGTGGAGAATCACTTATTAGATTTATTAGTCAAAACTCAAGTGTTCCAGTAATTAAACATGATAAAGGAATTTGTCACACGTATATAGATAAATTTGCAGATGGTAAAAAAGCATTAGAAATATGTATAAATGCAAAATGTTCTAGACCAGGTGTTTGTAATTCAATGGAAACATTATTAGTACACCAAGAAGTTGCAAACTATGTACTACCTCCACTGCAAGAAGCATTTGTTTATGAACAAACAGAATTAAGAGGTTGTAAAGAAACACAAAAATATATAGATGTAAATCCTGCAAGTGATGAAGATTTTGATACAGAATACCTTGCAAATATTTTATCTATTAAAGTAGTAGAAGATATTCATCAAGCAATTGATCATATAAATCTACATGGTTCAGGACACTCTGAATGTATCATAAGTGAAAACTATTCAAATATAACTAGATTTTTAGATGAAGTTGATGCTGCCTGTGTTTATGCAAATGCTAGCACAAGATTCACTGATGGGGGAGCTTTTGGACTTGGAGCAGAAGTTGGAATATCTACAAATAAACTTCATTCAAGAGGTCCTATGGGCATAAATGATTTAACTACGTTTAAATACAAAATATTAGGAAATGGTCAAATAAGATAG
- the trxA gene encoding thioredoxin: protein MGKYIELTQENFDNTVSNGISLVDFWAPWCGPCRMLAPVIEELAEEFEGKANICKVNTDEQQDLAVKYGIRSIPTIIFMKDGEILDQVVGASSKQALVEKLNSLS, encoded by the coding sequence ATGGGAAAATATATTGAATTAACACAAGAAAATTTTGATAATACAGTTTCAAATGGAATATCTTTAGTAGATTTTTGGGCACCTTGGTGCGGACCTTGTAGAATGTTAGCTCCTGTTATTGAGGAATTAGCAGAAGAGTTTGAAGGAAAAGCAAATATTTGTAAAGTAAATACTGATGAACAACAAGATTTAGCAGTAAAATATGGAATTAGATCAATTCCTACAATAATTTTTATGAAAGATGGTGAAATCCTAGATCAAGTTGTTGGAGCATCTTCAAAACAGGCTTTAGTAGAAAAATTAAACTCATTATCATAA
- a CDS encoding winged helix-turn-helix transcriptional regulator, translating to METNNKRYSCFFQLATDIIGGKWKSMVLWTLKKDVKRNGELKRLIPNISQKMLTQQLRELEDAGIVERIIYPVIPPKVEYKLTTAGEKLIPILYDLHDWGKEYAQNHNIDFGEEAHCVID from the coding sequence ATGGAAACAAATAATAAACGTTATAGTTGTTTTTTTCAACTAGCTACAGATATTATTGGAGGAAAATGGAAGAGTATGGTTCTTTGGACTTTAAAAAAAGATGTAAAAAGAAATGGTGAATTAAAAAGATTAATTCCTAATATTTCTCAAAAGATGCTAACACAACAATTAAGAGAGTTAGAAGATGCAGGTATTGTGGAAAGAATAATCTATCCTGTAATCCCTCCTAAAGTTGAGTATAAATTAACAACTGCAGGTGAAAAGTTGATTCCCATTTTATATGATTTACATGACTGGGGAAAAGAGTATGCACAAAATCATAATATAGACTTTGGTGAAGAAGCCCACTGTGTTATAGACTAA